The DNA sequence TCGCCCCATAAATCTTGAACTTGTTGCCCTTAATGAAGGCAGGCACAAAGAATGGAAAACCTTGAATGTGATCCCAATGGGAGTGGGTAAAGAACAGGTGCCCTTCTATAGGTAGTTCTCGCATGAGTGCCTGTCCGAGAACACGCAGCCCCGTTCCACCATCAAAAATCAGCCGATGACCAGCGACCTGCATCTCGATACAGGATGTATTGCCGCCATACCGCACTGTTTCAGGTCCAGGACATGCAATACTGCCTCTGACACCCCAAAAGCGAACTGTGAACTGGTTTTGCATCTTAGACATGAATGTTCCCTACCGGACTCGGTCGAGTCTTAAAAGATGAGCCTTGCTCCCAAGCGTTGATTAGCCTAGATCTTAATCTACTTACAATCTGGCAAGCATTGTCTCAGGAATACAGCCTCCGTTGCAGATTGGTAGAAATCTTTACAGGGCACCCTTCTCAATCAAACTTCCACACAAAGTGGGCAGATACGAAACCTCAACTAAAAAGCTTTAGTGAAGGCATATAAGCAACATTGCATCAAACAACATTGCGTGATTTAGCTCCAGTCTAGACTGTTCCTACCTATAGAAACATCCCAAGTCAGAGCAATTCCTATCAAATTTAACGCTATTTAAAAAAAATCGGTTGCCAATTCTGCAATTTTGCCAGCCCTGAAATGGAAGTCAAGTTATATTGCAACGGTGTAACAGTGATGTAGTTCTGCCGAATTGCTTGTACATCTGTCATCGTGCTGCTGATCCATTCTAAATCAACTCTTGAGGCAGTGGCTCCAAACGGAGACAAAACATCTGGATCTGATTCATCCACATCTTCGAGTACCTCACCTGCCAACCAATAATAAGTCTTCCCCCTGGGGTCAATCCGCTTTTCAAACATATCAAAGTAACGACGAACACCCTGGCGAGTCACCATCACTCCGGCAATTTGCTCAGAACTAACGGCTGGAATGTTAACGTTTAGCAACATTAGCTGGGGCAGAGGAGCTTTTTCAATCTGCTGTACCAGGCTACGAGCAAACTCAGCCGCAGGTTGAAAGGTCCGACTGGAAAAACTGGTCAGGCTAAAGGCAATCCCCGGAATGCCTTCAATCACTCCCTCCATCGCGGCGGACACCGTACCCGAATAAAGCACATCCGTTCCCAGGTTAGAGCCATGGTTAATGCCCGACAGAACCAGATCGGGCGGGCTTTCTAACAAGGCTCCGAGGGCAAGCTTGACACAATCAGATGGAGTTCCAGAACACGCCCAGGCATGAATGCTGGAGTGAAACGCCGATTCAACTCGTTCAGCTCGAATGGGATCGTGGAGGGTTAAGCCGTGTCCCGTTGCCGATCGCTCCCGATCAGGGCAG is a window from the Oscillatoria sp. FACHB-1407 genome containing:
- the surE gene encoding 5'/3'-nucleotidase SurE, translating into MNLLISNDDGIFALGIRTLANTLAEAGHQVTVVCPDRERSATGHGLTLHDPIRAERVESAFHSSIHAWACSGTPSDCVKLALGALLESPPDLVLSGINHGSNLGTDVLYSGTVSAAMEGVIEGIPGIAFSLTSFSSRTFQPAAEFARSLVQQIEKAPLPQLMLLNVNIPAVSSEQIAGVMVTRQGVRRYFDMFEKRIDPRGKTYYWLAGEVLEDVDESDPDVLSPFGATASRVDLEWISSTMTDVQAIRQNYITVTPLQYNLTSISGLAKLQNWQPIFFK